Genomic DNA from Magnolia sinica isolate HGM2019 chromosome 4, MsV1, whole genome shotgun sequence:
attttactctatgagaccaaaaatgagttatatcccaatctcaattggaccacattacaggaaacagtgttgaatgagtgttgaccattacaaatattttgggggccataaaagttttggatcaagctgatttttgttttttcccttcatctaggcgtgtatgacctaatcaacaaattggatgtcaaataaacagtacagtaggccttaggaggattttaatggtggatatccaatcactattgtttttatctggtgtggttcacctgagttttatatacctctcatttttgggataaagccctaaaataacatttaaaaatgaatgaacataatggatgaaacacatacattatagtaggggccatagagcatcgaccatcagccccagggatggtgtcagggggagtagccgggAAAGCCACCCGggccgtggctggtggtcggtgctatgtgggccccaccatgatgtatgtgtttcatccattccactcatccatttttaaaggtcattttagggctGACACAAAAATagggagggatataaatctcaggtggaccacatcacaggaaaacaatagcgatttgatatccaccattaaaatcatcctaaggcgcactatactgtttatttgacatccaatctgttaattaggtcatataggcatagatgaagggaaaaaacaaatatcagtttgatccaaaacttttatggcccccaaaaggtttttaatggtcaacgctcatttgacactgtttcctgtaatgtggtccaattgagattcatatatagctcatttttggtctcataccataaaatgatatagaaaaatagataaacggcatggatgaaacacataagtcATTTTGGGGCcgacggagcaccgaccatcagccattggcttgtggcagggggagtagccaatccgtcccctgccaccggcccctttttgcagatcattttagggctttatcccaaaaattatatGGAtagaaatctcatgtggaccacaccacaggaaaacaatagtgattggatatccatcattaaaattctcctaaggcatACTGTACGGTTtaattgacatccaatctgttgattacgtcatgcaggcccagatgaaggtaaaaaacaaaaatcagcttgatccaaaacttttatggcccaaaaaggtttttaatggtggacgctcattcaacactatttcctgcaaatgtggtccacttgagatcgggatatacctcattttttgtctcgtcttataaaatgatctgaaaaatagatggacgacatggatgaaacacatacatcattgtggggcccacggagcaccgaccatcagccattggctggtggcagggggagtagccaatccgttcccagttCCTAAACCCACTGGAcggggacgcagatttcctgcgaaaacctttggcaggaagttcctgcgctgtgaTGCTACGTgtggcctacagtgatgtttgtgagaaatccacaccgtccatccctggtggagctcattttaggacatgcgaccaaaaatgagttggatccaagactcaagttggCCGGACGAGAAAGAAAACCGGGGAAAACAGGGGGTTAAATCAAAGTAAATATATCAAAGCAATCCCAGGGACCGAAGCTTGATGAAGAGGTAAAtctctctcctccttccttcAGTGGCCCCCACCTGTGCAAGTCCCCATCTGCTTTTTGTGCCAAAATTCATGCCGACACAGGAAGCCTGTTTGTATTTGGGCTGAAAGTTAGGCCCATGCAGGCCTTGGACCTTAATTGATAGTGGGCCTGGGCCTTAATAGCCCTGCCTAAATCCGTACCATTCACGCCCCTACTTAGATAGGCCCATGCCCGAGTCCGATTCAACCAAGTAGACCCCTGACAATTAGGTGCTgtttaataattttaaaaaaaatttacatttagGTTGGTGTTCAACAGATTTAGATGGCCATCCAGACTCTGTCTTGCAAACGGGCTCAGCCCAATCAACCGCGCTCAATGACTTGAGACGCTTAAATTATTGGGCTGAGCCCATCTCCGTGAGTCGGGTCGCAATGCCCACCCTGCCGGCCCAGCCCATTAAGCCATCTGGCCCTTAGAAATATATCAATTTCtcaccaagtgggcccaccttagtatCTTAAATGCATCACAGTGTCTACATATAGGACTGATTCCCCACAACACAAGCAGCACAGAAGCTTCTCTCAAGTGAGATTTTTGCTCCGCATTCCCACCTTTTTCGATACATCTCTTCATTTGCATCTTTTCTGAATTTTCAGGAGAAAACGAATTTTCTCTGTTTGCGTCTCTTCgttctcttttcttttgtaaAGAGACTGGTTCTCTTCTTCTACAGCATCTTAGGCTTCCTGAAACCAAATTCCTCCACTTGGGTCCTTCTATATTATTCTTGCACCTTATTCAAGTGAATTTCTTCCCATTTTtcgtcttttattttcttttggaacATCTCAAGCTTCTTCAAATCAAATTTCTTCTCTTGGGTCCTTTttgtttatcatttttttttttcttcaaagggAGTGGATCTTATAGAACTAGCTTCTAGAGTCAAAAGTCTTCTCTTGggtcttctttttatttatttatttttttttcacttttgtaTACCTTGTTCATCGAGTGTCTATCACGCTTATTTAATTGAATTCCTTTCCttgggtccttttttttttttccttccgttTTATGAGATCTAGATCTTCTAGAGAATACAAAGCTTCTTAAAAtcaaacacctctctctctctctctctctctctcggctcgGATTTTCCATACTCCATCCATTTACTCTCTTTCTCAAAATCAATGGCTGTAGCTACAGTAACATCGGCCTGCAATGCCACCACTTCCCAAAGCTTCTCCTTTGAAAACAATAACGGGGCCCACCTCCGCGACGCCTCATTTTCATCCTATCTGAGCAATGACGACGACATCTTCACTCTAAAACTCGGAGAGTCGACTCGGAGCCTGACTCCCATCACAACCACATCCCCAGAGCCTGCGTATCAAACAAGCTTGGAATTGAAGTGCAATCAAGAGACCGAGATCGACGTCTTCAGTGCAGAGAAATACTTCAACGGAGGAATATACAAGGAGGAAACGGTAATTCCTGAGATGGTCGGGAAGCATCATCCAAACAAAGACGAGAAAATCAATATACCACGACCAAAGACTGCAATTAAGTCATCGACTCCAAGCGTCCGCTCGGAAGCAAGTTGGAACAGCCAAAGCGCACTGTTGCCAAGCCTTCGAAAAGACCCGTCGATGAATGCACGGAAACAGGCGAGCGGTAAGCGATTTTTCATTGGTTTTGGTTGCAACTGTTCTGGTAAGAAATCCGTTGacattgatgaaatttcaagccaTTCCAAGAAAATCGTCGATCTTGGGGAACCTCGAAGCACGGATATCTTCATAAAAGAACCATCTGATGTCGGCCGGAATCTGACAGTTTTTGCCGTGAAGAGGCAAAACCGGCCCGAGTTCCGGCAGAGAGAAGAGATGGATTGGCCGGTGACTGAGAAAGGGGGCGCTGGGTTCAACAGAGAAAACTGTTTTGCTTTCCCAATTTCAAATCCCGTGGCAGGAAATGTGACCGTTGGAGGGCAGTTGGAAGTAGAAAAGGCGCGAATCTCGTTGGAGGTGTTTGGTACCCCTTCGTTTAGAAAGGAGGACCCGGACTCAAGTCTCCAAACGAGGTTTACCACGATGACTTTAGACACCGGCCGGAGAATCGAGAATATTCCGGCTCCTCACCGCAACAGCGGTGGTGGTGACGGTGAGGATGATCTACGAAGCGATGCGAGTTCGGATTTATTCGAGATCCGAAGCCTTTCGGGTTCGGGCCACCCGTTTTTCAATCCAGAGGCACCCGACGATGCGTCGACTACATGCTACGAGCCGAGCGAGGCCAGCATAGAGTGGAGCGTGGTCACAGCTAGTGCCGCTAATTTCTCAATAACATCAGATTTTGATGATCGACGGTTAATAGAAAATGATCCAAATGCAAGAAATAAGATTACAACCGCTGCCAAAACCAAGTTAAAGGAAGGACATCATCGCCAAGCAAGTTCATTGCTTGGTTGCAAGGGTGACAAGGCAGTGAAGGTTGCTACAGATACATACCGGATCACACCAAAACCCGACCCGCATAGGCATCGACGGTCGGATTCGATGGCATCGTTGGCGAGATTGCAGGGCGAGAGGCGGGTCATGGATTTCGAGTCGGCACATGCTCAACTTGCTTTCGGCACACGCTCGCTTTCACGGTCCCGATCGGCGCACATGTTGCATTCTCTTTACATGCATTAGGACTTGTACTACATTAGCGGACCACTTGGAGAAGAGTATGTATTTTTTTAAGAGTAATGCAAGTTCTCGTGGCTGATTATGCTTGGAGTATGGAGGTTGATTTGTGTCCGTTGATGGACGGTTGTAAGGcaatggatcaaggtgggccggAGGAATATTGTTTGAATTTCGCTCCTACTAGTTTTTGCAAGCTTGTGTAGCGGTTGCtttgttaaaataaataaataatgcatGTATTTTTGAAAGCTTGTGTGTACTCAGATGTTGTAAAGTTAACTGAGTAATGGTGActgatttcatatttttttctttttattgttctTATTTTTTTGATTGGTTCATCgatgagaaataaatgtgtaCTACATCAAACACATTTCCCAAAGGCTTGTGCCCCACGAAGATCCCATCATGCAAAAAAAGTCACCCAGGTTGatgttgaaattttggttttaaaaatcaaaatattttaaaatttttatttttttgcaaaaacctaatattaaaaatttcaaacaaaaaaCTAAAATTTCTTTAGTTCCAAGTTGAAAAGGATGAAAAGAAATTTGTGCTTTATAAATAATTGTGTTTGTaatattcttacttggagaaTTAAAGGGTGGGATTAGAGCTGTGCAGAATCCGACCAAATTCGACAAATCTGAACTGAACCAAAGGCCTAGATTGGTACAGATTGAGTAGAACTAATCAGATTcgatcgtacatcggatcgagtttgaATCGTGGTCAATTCGGACCAATCCGATTGGAAATTGAAacgaaccctaacccctctttctctacccgaaggaggcgccgcacccacccatctctcctcctttttctccctctttctcctcCGATTTTCCTCATCTCCTTTcgtctctcctcctttctcccggtttcccacatctcctcctttctctccctctttctcctccgattttccttctctcctcctttctctccttctctctcccagTTTCCCacatctcctcctttctctccttctctctccctagactcaactcgatccgacttgatTCGGTTTCTCAGAtcgagtcggactcagttcgagtcaggccagcaaggattcaGATCGGATTGAGTCAGCGCTGCTGGactcaatccgatctgactcgactcgatgcccacctctaattgcgATGCTTAATTTATATACATGGGTGTGGCAATGTTGCTATAATGATATTGGCACTAGACTACGCACTTTGCACGTGTCATCGAGTCAGTGTATAAGCTTGGGTTTTATCATAAGCTAAGGAGAATGGTCGGATCCATGGATCAATCAATTCCAACAAATCTTATTTGAATTCATCAGGTCTCACCAACAACTCTTCTTAAAAGagctaaaatttatttatttttcaaaattttaatatattttaacaaTCCACTCATCACGTGGGCTGCCTGTGGTTTGATCAAATTGACAGCTATCCATTGCTTtcaatggtgtagcccacctaataaaTGCTTCATTTTGATTTTTGTACCATGTTTTCTCCATAGTAAGACCAGCATTTTAGACAAGTTGGATGGAATATTGGCACTTATGGACTAATTGGACAGCAAGCCATGGTCCAACTATGATCAGATACAACAAGTCTCTCCAAGTTTATAGGATATATGAGGCGTGCGGatcatgatctgaaccattcattaatCATTAAGCTCCTTTAGTGCGCCATAATCCAAAAATCTCACATTGATTAGACGATCCTGACCAAATAAAAAGTCAATAAAAATAATCATTTACCCAGCTTTTGtgatttacaccattttttatttggtcaggatcatccaatcactGTGAATTTTGGCCTATGAGAAGTTCGTGAATTTCATGGATGATTATAAACGAGAGTAGTAATTTTCCTCCCAAGTGTATTTgacaccattcatccatgcatgcagtGCCAGTAcgtatatatataaatgaaacttAACTGTTCATGAATTACATTATTAAAGCATGTTATTTTCTTAGGGTCGTTGAAGAGTAATCCAACTCTACAAGGTACGCGGATTGGCCACTGCCCCCACCGGCACCTAGCCAGAGACAAACGGTCTTGGCAgggaatttgtggggcccactgtgatgtatattttttatccacgccgtccatccagtttgAAAGATCGTTTTAGGGAATTttaccaaaaatgagacagattgaaggctcaagtggaccacaccaaaagaaacggtGAGAttaatgcctactattgaaaactcatCGAGGcgcaaagttttggatcaagatgatatttatattttcccttcatccatccaggtctttgtgaccttataaacaggtaggatggaaaataatcatcacggagggcctaggaaggttttaacggtaggtattcaatccccactacttcctgtggtgtggtccacttcagcctttgatctgtctcctttttggattcattctctaaaatgatctatcaaaatggccggacagcatggataaaacacatacatcacggtggccccacagtgcCCCTGCGAGGACCGTCCGTCTCCAGCTAGGTCTGATGGGGTAATGCCCAATCCGCGTCCTCTGCCAGTTCTTCCCGTTGGTCCTACCCGGGTGTGTCTAGGCACGGAGCATTGCGTGTAATAAaactcatgtacacgccacaccTGCCAGAATGGCACATACAtgtaagatccaatccatccatcagattggtccaatcttctacatgttttcccaaaaataaatctgatcaaGTAGCATGTGGGTCATAATATTGAAAACAGgtagatgggttagaaaactttagcTGAGTTTTTAATTGCTGTACATCTGTTCCTCAAActgaggcccacctgaccagtgggtcaacctgattcttgggcaagCACATCAATATAATGATGATtttcctgatggatggattggatctcatatgCACCTATAGTGCCATGCGGCGCCTgcatggcatgtacatgagctgtaTTGCACGGTCGTGTACGGTTAGCAAAGCTCATGCAAGAAATAGAAGACTTTCACAACCAAAGTCTATGATTTTCTTTGAAGCTGTGGCTCTTCTAAAAGAGCTTTATCCCTATCCACACCTACCCCATGTCATGCAAAAGTGCAGCAGCTCAGAAGCATCAAAGATGGATTTTCCCACTAAATCCAATTTCCTAGTCAATTACAACTTCTTTTATGTTCGTAGTGCATAAAACCATGGCCACCCATTTCCCTACCACTGTCCACTTCCTCCTTTTTATTCAATGCTAAGTCTCGTACAGGTTTTGGAATTTCTCTTTGGCTTAATATCAACTCCCAAAAGCATGTCTGCCCTTATTCATCAAAACTTCTTTTCTACTTGTAATTTTTGCATCCAATGCCATGCTTAAGGGCTACAAACCAAGACCTTTGGGTTGGGTTGTGTCCATAAAATCTAAATTATAGGCCCACCCCATGCAGATGAGCATTGGAAAATGCGCGATTTTGGGGTCCTCGGTATTGAACTTTTGTTGTCAATGCCTCGTGCCAGGACCACCGTCGGCACATGGAAATGCTCGACCAGGGAGCTTTTGGCATATGTTCACAGTTTTGGAGTGGATGAGATGGTTTGATTCTTCCTTCACCCCAAAAGGCAAAACGTAGCATGAAACTGGCACAGTTATCCTGTGCCCACGAGCCCATGTTACTGCATTTTGGAGGTCCTACCACTATGTGAAAGAAAGGAAGTGAAAAGGACACTTTTCGCTACTCGGCGCGCGAGGTGACTCAGCAATTTGCAACTGGGCCATGACATTGATTTCTAATACGATAGATAGGCTCAGCTCTGGTGTTTACAGTTATGAGGAGAGCTGTAGACCAAGGAATGTTTTTGGATTTGGTACAATCAATTCACAACAACCACATCTATACATGACCATTTGATGGTGTGGAAGCCTCTATTTAATTCCTCAACCACCATCCAACTAAGGTGGGACCCATGAATCCATTTCCATTATTCATGCTATGGAAACCTTTGGCTGGAGGTGATTTAATTGAGATTTAGACTACAAAAGCGAAATGATATTACACCGATGATGGATGTTTCTAGCTGCCCATGTGCTCGAAAGAGACTGATACGCCCCTTCAGCTTCAAATAAAACTCTAGGCTCCCTCAGCTCGATGCGACATCGAGAAAATATGAAGAGCATTCCCACTGTCAGTATTCAAGTTAAGTAAATCGGAACCAATGTCAATACTCACCTGATGAGTTCCTTTCAATTACATCTTGAAAGCAACACAATCGAAATTTAAAGCCCTAGCCCTCAATGTGATAGCTAAGGGTATGTTTGGATACAAGAAATTAAAGTTGTGTTTCCCACAGGCTATTtagtgtggtttttttttttttttttaaacaaaccctcacacactcacgctgcagtgggatttcaccacctgtgggcactcgaacccttgactgggtgttgaaactcccgagagtctaccaccggagcaagagtaaagacCCCACAGGCTATTTAGGTTACGATGTCTTGACTAAGCTATTTAGGTCATGTCATTTTGGACTAGTATTTTATTCCTTGTTTGTTAAACATAGGGAAGAAAGAACAAAAATGGAAGGTGGTTAAGATGGCAGGTAGCACGTACTACTAATGCACGTACTACTAATAACACACATGTGCATTGAAACATGTGACACATGTAAGATACT
This window encodes:
- the LOC131242112 gene encoding protein PHYTOCHROME KINASE SUBSTRATE 1-like, translated to MAVATVTSACNATTSQSFSFENNNGAHLRDASFSSYLSNDDDIFTLKLGESTRSLTPITTTSPEPAYQTSLELKCNQETEIDVFSAEKYFNGGIYKEETVIPEMVGKHHPNKDEKINIPRPKTAIKSSTPSVRSEASWNSQSALLPSLRKDPSMNARKQASGKRFFIGFGCNCSGKKSVDIDEISSHSKKIVDLGEPRSTDIFIKEPSDVGRNLTVFAVKRQNRPEFRQREEMDWPVTEKGGAGFNRENCFAFPISNPVAGNVTVGGQLEVEKARISLEVFGTPSFRKEDPDSSLQTRFTTMTLDTGRRIENIPAPHRNSGGGDGEDDLRSDASSDLFEIRSLSGSGHPFFNPEAPDDASTTCYEPSEASIEWSVVTASAANFSITSDFDDRRLIENDPNARNKITTAAKTKLKEGHHRQASSLLGCKGDKAVKVATDTYRITPKPDPHRHRRSDSMASLARLQGERRVMDFESAHAQLAFGTRSLSRSRSAHMLHSLYMH